In Rhinolophus ferrumequinum isolate MPI-CBG mRhiFer1 chromosome 25, mRhiFer1_v1.p, whole genome shotgun sequence, the following proteins share a genomic window:
- the SRSF9 gene encoding serine/arginine-rich splicing factor 9 translates to MSGWADERGGEGDGRIYVGNLPTDVREKDLEDLFYKYGRIREIELKNRHGLVPFAFVRFEDPRDAEDAIYGRNGYDYGQCRLRVEFPRTYGGRGGWPRGGRNGPPTRSDFRVLVSGLPPSGSWQDLKDHMREAGDVCYADVQKDGMGMVEYLRKEDMEYALRKLDDTKFRSHEGEASYIRVYPERSTSYGYSRSRSGSRGRDSPYQSRGSPHYFSPFRPY, encoded by the exons ATGTCGGGCTGGGCGGACGAGCGCGGCGGCGAGGGCGACGGGCGCATCTACGTGGGGAACCTTCCGACCGACGTGCGCGAGAAGGACTTGGAGGACCTGTTCTACAAGTACGGCCGCATCCGCGAGATCGAGCTCAAGAACCGGCACGGCCTCGTGCCTTTCGCCTTCGTGCGTTTCGAGGACCCCCG AGATGCTGAGGATGCAATTTATGGACGGAATGGTTATGATTATGGCCAATGTCGCCTTCGTGTGGAATTCCCCAGGACTTACGGAGGTCGGGGTGGGTGGCCCCGCGGTGGGCGGAATGGGCCTCCTACAAGATCTGATTTCCGAGTTCTTGTTTCAG GACTTCCTCCATCAGGCAGCTGGCAGGACCTGAAGGATCACATGCGAGAAGCTGGGGATGTCTGTTATGCAGATGTGCAGAAGGATGGAATGGGGATGGTTGAGTATCTCAGAAAAGAAGACATGGAATATGCCCTGCGTAAACTGGATGACACCAAATTCCGCTCTCATGAG GGTGAAGCTTCATACATCCGAGTTTATCCAGAGAGAAGCACCAGCTATGGCTACTCACGGTCTCGGTCTGGGTCAAGAGGCCGTGACTCTCCATACCAAAGCAGGGGTTCCCCACACTACTTCTCTCCTTTCAGGCCCTACTGA